A section of the Prionailurus bengalensis isolate Pbe53 chromosome C2, Fcat_Pben_1.1_paternal_pri, whole genome shotgun sequence genome encodes:
- the TMEM108 gene encoding transmembrane protein 108 isoform X1, which translates to MKRSLQALYCQLLSFLLILALTEALVFATQEPSPRESLQVLPSGTTPGTMVTESLSSTRHSSMATAPTSVVTLTPYPDGPSSQAAAPMAMTAPHPDGHPPTNTISTIMATATTPHSEGPLPTGPLPTAMATTSSPSEGRPQGEAAPTILLTKPKGASSRPTTAPTRATTRRPPRPPGSSRKGAGSSSRSVLPAPSGHSGRKEGQRGRNQSSTHLGQKRPLGKIFQIYKGNFTGSVETDPSTLTPRNPLWGSSSSPQPQTVTTTMAPSRTSWAPPTNPLVPAEDKPGLSRADQGGGSTFTSQGGEPDTTVASGAPASPQPAPVPSQRPRGDPQDGPSHSDSWLTVTPGTDRPPSTSSGVFTATAGPTQAAFNASVSAPSKGIPQGTSSTSQAPAHPTGGSESTVFQAKEEATATPTMTNRVPSPLSTVVSTATGNFLNRLVPAGTWKPGTAGNISHVAEGDKPQHRATICLSKMDIAWVILAISVPISSCSVLLTVCCLRRKKKTANPENNLSYWNNAITMDYFNKHAVELPREIQSLETSEDQLSEPRSPANGDYRDTGMVLVNPFCQETLFVGNDQVSEI; encoded by the exons GCTTCCTCCTGATCTTGGCACTGACCGAAGCACTGGTATTTGCCACCCAGGAACCATCTCCCAGAGAATCTCTTCAGGTCCTCCCCTCAGGCACCACCCCAGGCACCATGGTGACAGAATCCCTCAGCTCTACCAGACACTCATCCATGGCAACTGCACCCACTTCTGTGGTGACACTGACCCCCTATCCTGATGGACCCTCCTCACAGGCTGCAGCTCCCATGGCAATGACAGCACCCCATCCAGATGGACACCCTCCTACAAACACCATCTCCACCATTATGGCGACAGCAACCACCCCACATTCTGAAGGCCCACTGCCCACAGGGCCCCTTCCTACTGCCATGGCAACCACATCCTCCCCCTCAGAGGGCCGCCCCCAGGGAGAAGCTGCACCCACCATCCTGCTGACAAAGCCAAAAGGAGCCAGCAGCCGTCCCACCACAGCACCCACCCGGGCTACCACGCGCAGACCTCCCAGGCCCCCAGGCTCTTCCCGAAAGGGGGCCGGCAGTTCATCACGCTCTGTCCTGCCTGCACCCAGTGGCCActctgggaggaaggaaggccagCGGGGACGAAATCAGAGCTCCACACATCTGGGGCAGAAGCGGCCCCTAGGGAAGATCTTTCAGATCTACAAAGGCAACTTTACAGGGTCTGTAGAAACTGacccctccaccctcacccccaggaACCCACTCTGGGGTTCTTCTTCCTCACCACAGCCCCAGACAGTGACCACAACCATGGCGCCCAGCAGGACCTCGTGGGCACCACCCACCAACCCCCTTGTGCCTGCAGAGGACAAGCCAGGCCTTAGCAGAGCAGACCAGGGGGGTGGTTCCACTTTCACCAGCCAAGGAGGGGAGCCGGACACCACAGTAgcctcaggtgcccctgccagcCCACAACCTGCCCCAGTGCCTTCTCAGCGCCCCCGCGGTGACCCACAGGATGGCCCCAGCCACAGTGACTCCTGGCTTACTGTCACCCCTGGCACCGACAGACCTCCATCTACCAGCTCTGGGGTCTTCACAGCCACCGCGGGGCCCACCCAGGCTGCCTTCAATGCCAGTGTCTCAGCCCCTTCCAAGGGGATTCCTCAGGGAACATCCTCAACCTCGCaggccccagcccaccccaccgGGGGCTCAGAAAGCACTGTTTTCCAAGCCAAGGAGGAGGCTACAGCCACCCCCACCATGACCAACAGGGTGCCCAGTCCTCTCTCCACAGTGGTGTCCACGGCCACAGGAAACTTCCTCAACCGCCTGGTTCCTGCTGGGACCTGGAAGCCTGGAACAGCAGGGAATATCTCCCATGTGGCTGAAGGGGACAaaccccagcacagagccaccaTCTGCCTGAGCAAGATGGACATCGCCTGGGTGATCCTGGCCATCAGTGTGCCCATCTCCTCCTGCT CCGTCTTGCTGACAGTGTGCTgcctgaggaggaagaaaaagacgGCCAACCCAGAGAACAATCTGAGCTACTGGAACAATGCCATCACCATGGACTACTTCAACAAGCATGCTGTGGAGTTACCAAGGGAGATCCAGTCCCTTGAAACCTCTGAG gaCCAGCTCTCAGAGCCCCGCTCCCCAGCCAACGGCGACTACAGAGACACTGGGATGGTCCTTGTTAACCCCTTCTGCCAGGAAACACTATTTGTGGGAAATGATCAAGTGTCGGAGATCTAA
- the TMEM108 gene encoding transmembrane protein 108 isoform X2 — protein sequence MKPSNLPGFLLILALTEALVFATQEPSPRESLQVLPSGTTPGTMVTESLSSTRHSSMATAPTSVVTLTPYPDGPSSQAAAPMAMTAPHPDGHPPTNTISTIMATATTPHSEGPLPTGPLPTAMATTSSPSEGRPQGEAAPTILLTKPKGASSRPTTAPTRATTRRPPRPPGSSRKGAGSSSRSVLPAPSGHSGRKEGQRGRNQSSTHLGQKRPLGKIFQIYKGNFTGSVETDPSTLTPRNPLWGSSSSPQPQTVTTTMAPSRTSWAPPTNPLVPAEDKPGLSRADQGGGSTFTSQGGEPDTTVASGAPASPQPAPVPSQRPRGDPQDGPSHSDSWLTVTPGTDRPPSTSSGVFTATAGPTQAAFNASVSAPSKGIPQGTSSTSQAPAHPTGGSESTVFQAKEEATATPTMTNRVPSPLSTVVSTATGNFLNRLVPAGTWKPGTAGNISHVAEGDKPQHRATICLSKMDIAWVILAISVPISSCSVLLTVCCLRRKKKTANPENNLSYWNNAITMDYFNKHAVELPREIQSLETSEDQLSEPRSPANGDYRDTGMVLVNPFCQETLFVGNDQVSEI from the exons GCTTCCTCCTGATCTTGGCACTGACCGAAGCACTGGTATTTGCCACCCAGGAACCATCTCCCAGAGAATCTCTTCAGGTCCTCCCCTCAGGCACCACCCCAGGCACCATGGTGACAGAATCCCTCAGCTCTACCAGACACTCATCCATGGCAACTGCACCCACTTCTGTGGTGACACTGACCCCCTATCCTGATGGACCCTCCTCACAGGCTGCAGCTCCCATGGCAATGACAGCACCCCATCCAGATGGACACCCTCCTACAAACACCATCTCCACCATTATGGCGACAGCAACCACCCCACATTCTGAAGGCCCACTGCCCACAGGGCCCCTTCCTACTGCCATGGCAACCACATCCTCCCCCTCAGAGGGCCGCCCCCAGGGAGAAGCTGCACCCACCATCCTGCTGACAAAGCCAAAAGGAGCCAGCAGCCGTCCCACCACAGCACCCACCCGGGCTACCACGCGCAGACCTCCCAGGCCCCCAGGCTCTTCCCGAAAGGGGGCCGGCAGTTCATCACGCTCTGTCCTGCCTGCACCCAGTGGCCActctgggaggaaggaaggccagCGGGGACGAAATCAGAGCTCCACACATCTGGGGCAGAAGCGGCCCCTAGGGAAGATCTTTCAGATCTACAAAGGCAACTTTACAGGGTCTGTAGAAACTGacccctccaccctcacccccaggaACCCACTCTGGGGTTCTTCTTCCTCACCACAGCCCCAGACAGTGACCACAACCATGGCGCCCAGCAGGACCTCGTGGGCACCACCCACCAACCCCCTTGTGCCTGCAGAGGACAAGCCAGGCCTTAGCAGAGCAGACCAGGGGGGTGGTTCCACTTTCACCAGCCAAGGAGGGGAGCCGGACACCACAGTAgcctcaggtgcccctgccagcCCACAACCTGCCCCAGTGCCTTCTCAGCGCCCCCGCGGTGACCCACAGGATGGCCCCAGCCACAGTGACTCCTGGCTTACTGTCACCCCTGGCACCGACAGACCTCCATCTACCAGCTCTGGGGTCTTCACAGCCACCGCGGGGCCCACCCAGGCTGCCTTCAATGCCAGTGTCTCAGCCCCTTCCAAGGGGATTCCTCAGGGAACATCCTCAACCTCGCaggccccagcccaccccaccgGGGGCTCAGAAAGCACTGTTTTCCAAGCCAAGGAGGAGGCTACAGCCACCCCCACCATGACCAACAGGGTGCCCAGTCCTCTCTCCACAGTGGTGTCCACGGCCACAGGAAACTTCCTCAACCGCCTGGTTCCTGCTGGGACCTGGAAGCCTGGAACAGCAGGGAATATCTCCCATGTGGCTGAAGGGGACAaaccccagcacagagccaccaTCTGCCTGAGCAAGATGGACATCGCCTGGGTGATCCTGGCCATCAGTGTGCCCATCTCCTCCTGCT CCGTCTTGCTGACAGTGTGCTgcctgaggaggaagaaaaagacgGCCAACCCAGAGAACAATCTGAGCTACTGGAACAATGCCATCACCATGGACTACTTCAACAAGCATGCTGTGGAGTTACCAAGGGAGATCCAGTCCCTTGAAACCTCTGAG gaCCAGCTCTCAGAGCCCCGCTCCCCAGCCAACGGCGACTACAGAGACACTGGGATGGTCCTTGTTAACCCCTTCTGCCAGGAAACACTATTTGTGGGAAATGATCAAGTGTCGGAGATCTAA